From the genome of Variovorax sp. RA8, one region includes:
- a CDS encoding amidohydrolase family protein has product MAADNPKRLLIRGATILSMDPQVGELARGDVLVQGERIAAVGPALDAPEDAERIDAEGMILIPGLIDSHTHMWQGPLKGLGAGLWGSADYSRHVFPLREKFSADDMHDATFACGVEMLDHGITTVLDFCHNVMTPAHAEQSIAAHRRTGQRILFAYGMLGAFKTLAAEHGWRLEQIRSLSRELGGREGLLRLGIALGSLEYAGLELVATEIALGRELGLQMSFHQNPPGQILELHQAGLLGGDLLPVHANVATDHELALLAQHGCGISFTVEGEFGGGRPMSIIGRAHRAGVTPSLGVDIPSRVALDLFAQMRLTFQVLRNEEATVERIAGRWPLARHPGTPQAQPRHMLEYTTVNAARALGLAEEIGRIAPGLRADLVLLRTGPYGISLGDPAAHVALQACAADVDTVLVDGRVRKRGGRLLDLDSAEAAAATRRVRERVLGPAAAGQGVRA; this is encoded by the coding sequence ATGGCCGCCGACAATCCAAAGCGCCTCCTCATCCGTGGCGCCACCATCCTCAGCATGGACCCGCAGGTGGGCGAGCTCGCCCGCGGCGACGTGCTGGTGCAGGGCGAGCGCATCGCCGCCGTCGGCCCCGCGCTCGATGCCCCCGAGGACGCCGAGCGCATCGATGCCGAAGGCATGATCCTGATCCCCGGCCTGATCGATTCCCACACGCACATGTGGCAGGGGCCGCTCAAGGGCCTGGGCGCGGGCCTGTGGGGCTCGGCCGACTACAGCCGGCACGTGTTCCCGTTGCGCGAGAAGTTCTCGGCCGACGACATGCACGACGCCACCTTCGCCTGCGGCGTCGAGATGCTGGACCACGGCATCACCACCGTGCTGGATTTCTGCCACAACGTGATGACGCCGGCCCATGCCGAGCAGTCGATCGCGGCGCACCGGCGCACCGGGCAGCGCATCCTGTTCGCCTACGGCATGCTCGGCGCCTTCAAGACGCTGGCGGCCGAGCACGGCTGGCGGCTGGAGCAGATCCGCAGCCTGTCGCGCGAGCTCGGCGGGCGCGAGGGGCTGCTGCGGCTGGGCATTGCGCTGGGCTCGCTGGAGTACGCCGGCCTGGAACTGGTCGCCACCGAGATCGCGCTCGGGCGCGAGCTCGGCCTGCAGATGAGCTTCCACCAGAACCCGCCCGGCCAGATCCTCGAACTGCACCAGGCCGGCCTGCTGGGAGGCGACCTGCTGCCCGTGCATGCCAACGTGGCGACCGACCACGAGCTCGCACTGCTGGCGCAGCACGGCTGCGGCATCTCCTTCACCGTGGAGGGCGAGTTCGGTGGTGGCCGGCCGATGAGCATCATCGGCCGCGCGCACCGCGCCGGCGTGACGCCCAGCCTCGGCGTCGACATCCCCTCGCGCGTGGCGCTGGACCTGTTCGCCCAGATGCGCCTGACCTTCCAGGTGCTGCGCAACGAGGAGGCCACGGTCGAGCGCATCGCCGGCCGCTGGCCGCTTGCGCGCCACCCCGGTACGCCGCAGGCGCAGCCGCGCCACATGCTCGAGTACACGACCGTCAACGCTGCCCGCGCCCTCGGCCTGGCCGAGGAGATCGGCCGCATCGCCCCCGGCCTGCGGGCCGACCTGGTGCTGCTGCGCACCGGGCCCTACGGCATCTCGCTGGGCGATCCGGCGGCGCACGTGGCGCTGCAGGCCTGCGCCGCGGACGTGGACACGGTGCTGGTCGACGGCCGGGTGCGCAAGCGCGGCGGCCGGCTGCTCGACCTCGATTCGGCCGAGGCCGCGGCCGCCACCCGGCGCGTACGCGAACGCGTGCTCGGTCCGGCCGCCGCCGGGCAGGGGGTGCGCGCATGA
- a CDS encoding ABC transporter substrate-binding protein yields the protein MTMRARILRLTIAAGLACWLGLAAAEPAGTLRFGTNQQLDDWETLTKANSTYTSLVYEGLAEMSPDGVAIVPRLATAWKESPTKVEITLRQGVTFHDGTPFDAAAVVKNLERVRDTPGQWRGVMDGVDKFVAVSPTRVDVLLKRPSPNLLPNLARRGAYMVSPKALDSGSWKTAPVGTGPWKHEAKDVVKGLRQVVSYYDGYYAPETVGVRRIEVTHINDADSLYNALRTGQVDIVWTNASIATRAEREGMKVSWFPSVLWHLQMMDTVKTFDSTKLRQAVCHAMNPQDYIDAQLGGRGKVHTQRVRQGMPGYNPDVKGYPHDLAKAKQLMAELGNPKPQITLASFDNQRTIAELFKSQMAQIGIDVKLDLMTFGQFFSTFRSGKYAAAILTDSQDTGPYDYYLYHFAPTGAGNPLGTTFPAVDAAVKEALAAEDPKVQNASWQKMIKVVHDEALDCGFFDYAAYWAYNPKKIAKVVSTVGDVAVFRYADVRLAR from the coding sequence ATGACCATGCGCGCGCGCATCCTGCGCCTCACCATCGCGGCGGGCCTGGCCTGCTGGCTCGGCCTGGCGGCTGCCGAGCCGGCCGGGACCCTGCGTTTCGGCACCAACCAGCAGCTGGACGACTGGGAGACGCTGACCAAGGCCAACAGCACCTACACCTCGCTGGTCTACGAGGGCTTGGCCGAGATGTCGCCCGACGGCGTGGCCATCGTGCCGCGCCTGGCCACTGCCTGGAAGGAAAGCCCGACCAAGGTCGAGATCACGCTGCGCCAGGGCGTCACCTTCCACGACGGCACGCCCTTCGACGCCGCCGCGGTGGTGAAGAACCTCGAGCGCGTGCGCGACACGCCCGGCCAGTGGCGCGGCGTGATGGACGGCGTGGACAAGTTCGTGGCGGTCTCGCCCACGCGGGTGGACGTGCTGCTCAAGCGGCCCTCGCCGAACCTCCTGCCCAACCTGGCACGCCGTGGCGCGTACATGGTGTCGCCGAAGGCACTCGACAGCGGCAGCTGGAAGACCGCGCCGGTGGGCACCGGCCCCTGGAAGCACGAGGCCAAGGACGTGGTCAAGGGCCTGCGCCAGGTGGTCAGCTACTACGACGGCTACTACGCGCCCGAGACGGTGGGCGTGCGCCGCATCGAGGTGACCCACATCAACGATGCCGACAGCCTCTACAACGCGCTGCGCACCGGCCAGGTCGATATCGTCTGGACCAACGCCTCGATCGCTACCCGCGCCGAGCGCGAGGGCATGAAGGTGAGCTGGTTCCCCTCGGTGCTGTGGCACCTGCAGATGATGGACACGGTCAAGACCTTCGACAGCACCAAGCTGCGCCAAGCCGTCTGTCATGCGATGAACCCGCAGGACTACATCGACGCCCAGCTGGGCGGCCGCGGCAAGGTCCACACCCAGCGCGTGCGCCAGGGCATGCCCGGCTACAACCCGGATGTGAAGGGCTACCCGCACGACCTTGCGAAGGCGAAGCAGCTGATGGCCGAGCTCGGCAACCCCAAGCCGCAGATCACGCTGGCGAGCTTCGACAACCAGCGCACCATCGCCGAGCTGTTCAAGAGCCAGATGGCGCAGATCGGTATCGACGTGAAGCTGGACCTGATGACCTTCGGCCAGTTCTTCAGCACCTTCCGCAGCGGCAAGTACGCGGCCGCCATCCTGACCGACTCGCAGGACACCGGGCCCTACGACTACTACCTCTACCACTTCGCGCCGACCGGCGCCGGCAATCCGCTGGGCACCACCTTCCCGGCGGTCGACGCGGCGGTGAAGGAGGCGCTCGCCGCCGAGGACCCGAAGGTCCAGAACGCCAGCTGGCAGAAGATGATCAAGGTGGTCCACGACGAGGCGCTGGACTGCGGCTTCTTCGACTACGCGGCCTACTGGGCCTACAACCCGAAGAAGATCGCGAAGGTGGTGTCCACCGTCGGCGACGTGGCGGTGTTCCGCTACGCCGATGTACGGCTGGCGCGCTGA
- a CDS encoding LysR family transcriptional regulator has protein sequence MDRLTCMAVFRKVVERHSFSDAAEELAMSAGSVSKYVAALETHVGTPLLARTTRRISLTEAGRTYYASCIRILDDIEEAEKTAGRLHPTPRGLLKVRAPVSLGSAHLGRSIADFLACFPEVKLELTLNDYFVDPAEAGFDVSILIASKDREPMRGARPIGRMARAMVASPAYLARHGEPATPQELKRHNCMVYNRGQLPDEWHVTAPGGDRTVRVTGNCRCNNSLVLRESLLEGAGIGLLPTFLVADDIAAGSLRAVLPEWAPESRTLYAAFPQPRQPSAKVREFVDFLAHSFAVDSQWRLAFE, from the coding sequence GTGGACCGACTGACCTGCATGGCCGTGTTCCGCAAGGTGGTGGAGCGCCACAGCTTCAGCGATGCGGCGGAGGAGCTCGCGATGTCGGCGGGCTCGGTGAGCAAGTACGTGGCGGCGCTCGAGACGCACGTGGGCACGCCGCTGCTGGCGCGGACCACGCGGCGCATCAGCCTCACCGAGGCCGGCCGGACCTACTACGCGAGCTGCATCCGCATCCTCGACGACATCGAGGAGGCCGAGAAGACCGCTGGCCGCCTGCACCCCACGCCGCGCGGGCTGCTGAAGGTGCGCGCGCCGGTCTCGCTGGGCTCGGCGCACCTGGGCCGCAGCATCGCGGACTTCCTTGCGTGCTTCCCCGAGGTCAAGCTGGAGCTGACGCTGAACGACTATTTCGTCGACCCGGCCGAGGCCGGCTTCGACGTCTCCATCCTGATCGCCAGCAAGGACCGCGAGCCCATGCGCGGCGCGCGGCCGATCGGCCGCATGGCGCGCGCGATGGTGGCCTCACCGGCCTACCTCGCGCGTCATGGCGAGCCGGCGACGCCGCAAGAGCTCAAGCGCCACAACTGCATGGTCTACAACCGCGGGCAGCTGCCCGACGAGTGGCACGTGACTGCGCCCGGCGGGGACCGCACCGTGCGGGTGACGGGCAACTGCCGCTGTAACAACAGCCTGGTGCTGCGCGAGTCGCTGCTGGAAGGCGCGGGCATCGGCCTGCTGCCGACCTTCCTGGTGGCCGACGACATCGCCGCCGGCAGCCTTCGCGCGGTGCTGCCCGAGTGGGCACCCGAGTCGCGCACGCTCTACGCCGCGTTCCCGCAGCCGCGCCAGCCCTCGGCGAAGGTGCGCGAGTTCGTGGACTTTCTTGCGCACAGTTTTGCGGTGGACAGCCAGTGGAGGCTGGCGTTCGAGTGA
- a CDS encoding SDR family oxidoreductase encodes MDLGITGRTALVCGASKGLGYGCAEALVREGVNVVIVARGAEALAEAAKKLEAAARAGGPWVKPVAADITTPEGRAAAFAAHRDFDIVVTNAGGPPPGDFRDWDREAWIKAVEANMLTPIELIKATIDDMAARGFGRIVNITSSSVKAPIDILGLSNGARSGLTGFVAGVARSAIAARGVTLNNLLPGAFETDRLKGTMAGAAKKSGQDFDAVWENRKKTIPAKRFGTPEEFGAICAFLCSVQAGYLNGQNILADGGAYPGTY; translated from the coding sequence ATGGATCTGGGAATCACGGGCCGCACGGCCCTGGTGTGCGGCGCCAGCAAGGGGCTGGGCTACGGTTGCGCCGAGGCGCTGGTGCGCGAGGGCGTGAACGTGGTGATCGTGGCGCGCGGTGCCGAGGCACTGGCCGAGGCGGCGAAGAAGCTCGAGGCGGCCGCCCGTGCGGGTGGCCCGTGGGTCAAGCCGGTGGCCGCCGACATCACCACGCCCGAGGGGCGCGCGGCGGCCTTCGCGGCGCACAGGGATTTCGACATCGTCGTCACCAATGCCGGCGGTCCCCCCCCGGGCGACTTCCGCGACTGGGACCGCGAGGCCTGGATCAAGGCGGTGGAGGCCAACATGCTCACGCCCATCGAGCTGATCAAGGCCACGATCGACGACATGGCGGCGCGCGGCTTCGGGCGCATCGTCAACATCACCTCCAGCTCGGTGAAGGCGCCGATCGACATCCTCGGCCTGTCCAACGGCGCGCGCAGCGGGCTCACCGGCTTCGTGGCCGGCGTGGCGCGCAGCGCGATCGCGGCGCGGGGGGTGACGCTCAACAACCTGCTGCCGGGCGCCTTCGAGACCGACCGCCTGAAGGGCACCATGGCGGGCGCCGCCAAGAAGTCGGGACAGGACTTCGATGCGGTGTGGGAGAACCGCAAGAAGACCATCCCGGCGAAGCGCTTCGGCACGCCGGAGGAGTTCGGCGCGATCTGCGCTTTTCTGTGCAGCGTGCAGGCGGGGTATCTGAACGGGCAGAACATCCTGGCCGATGGCGGGGCCTACCCGGGGACCTACTGA
- a CDS encoding DMT family transporter: MSSVQAAAGPRAHKRLGPGLALASVGAIAFSGKAIIVKLAYRYGVDAITLIMLRMLFALPLFALMAWWAGRGKPALTRRDWMGVIGLGFSGYYLASFLDIAGLAYITASLERLILYLNPTLVLLFGWIAYRRRITRWQMAGMAISYAGVLLVFGHEMSLGQSSAAAWGALLVFLSAVSYAIYLVASGEFVRRLGSLRLVGLATGVACVLCILQFAVLRPLDTVLQLAPEVIWLSVLNAIVCTALPVLAVMMAIERIGPAMAAQTGMIGPMSTVVMGALILGEPFTAWIAAGTVLVIAGIFVFTRTGR, translated from the coding sequence ATGTCCTCCGTCCAGGCCGCCGCGGGACCGCGCGCGCACAAGCGCCTCGGCCCCGGCCTCGCGCTCGCCTCGGTGGGGGCCATCGCCTTCAGCGGCAAGGCCATCATCGTCAAGCTGGCCTATCGGTACGGGGTGGACGCGATCACGCTGATCATGCTTCGCATGCTGTTCGCGCTGCCGCTGTTCGCGCTCATGGCCTGGTGGGCCGGGCGCGGCAAGCCGGCGCTCACGCGGCGCGACTGGATGGGCGTGATCGGACTGGGCTTCTCGGGCTACTACCTGGCCAGCTTCCTGGACATCGCCGGCCTGGCCTACATCACGGCCAGCCTGGAGCGGCTCATCCTCTACCTCAACCCGACGCTGGTGCTGCTGTTCGGCTGGATCGCCTACCGCCGCCGCATCACGCGCTGGCAGATGGCCGGCATGGCGATCAGCTACGCGGGCGTGCTGCTGGTCTTCGGCCACGAGATGAGCCTGGGCCAGTCGAGCGCGGCCGCCTGGGGCGCGCTGCTGGTGTTCCTGAGCGCGGTGAGCTATGCGATCTACCTGGTCGCCAGCGGCGAGTTCGTCAGGCGCCTGGGCTCGCTGCGGCTGGTCGGGCTGGCGACCGGCGTGGCCTGCGTGCTGTGCATCCTGCAGTTCGCGGTGCTGCGCCCGCTGGACACGGTCCTGCAGCTGGCGCCCGAGGTGATCTGGCTGTCGGTGCTGAACGCCATCGTGTGCACTGCGCTGCCGGTGCTGGCGGTGATGATGGCCATCGAGCGCATCGGCCCCGCGATGGCCGCGCAAACGGGCATGATCGGGCCGATGTCGACGGTCGTGATGGGTGCGCTGATTCTTGGCGAGCCCTTCACCGCGTGGATCGCGGCCGGCACCGTGCTGGTGATCGCGGGCATTTTTGTTTTCACGAGAACAGGGCGTTGA
- a CDS encoding gamma-glutamyltransferase family protein, translating to MKFDYANPYTSTRIPVFARNVVSTSHPLAAQAGLRILQQGGNAVDAAVATAAVMTLVEPVSNGLGSDAFCILWDGEKLHGLNASGCSPAAWTPEYFQRKYGKDARTPPQRGIDSVTVPGAVGSWVALSEHFGKLPFEDLMAPAIEIAERGYLVPPVVQQKWAAATPILQSQPGFGEAFLPWGRAPEVGELFRFPAAARALKAIADTKGDAFYSGEIAEALEKFSGANGGSLKVRDLANWKPEWVAPIAQDYRGYTVHEMPPNGQGIAALIALGILQNFDMASMPVDSVASQHLQIEAMKLAFADTYRYVSDPSSMEASPLQMLDGAYLASRARLIDVNKAQDFKAGNPIKGGTIYLTAADESGMMVSFIQSNFMGFGSGCVEPTFGISLQNRGHGFSLDAKSPNVVEPRKRPFHTIIPAFLTKDGQPVMSFGVMGGNMQPQGHMQTLVRMLDHGQNPQAACDAPRWRFNQGLEINAEAAMKPELVQGLGALGHKVEVINDSYQDFGAGQFIWRAGEPAVEGYVAASDARRDGLAAGF from the coding sequence ATGAAATTCGACTACGCCAACCCCTACACCTCCACCCGCATCCCCGTCTTCGCCCGCAACGTCGTCTCGACCTCGCATCCACTCGCCGCCCAGGCCGGCCTGCGCATCCTGCAGCAGGGCGGCAACGCGGTCGATGCGGCCGTCGCGACCGCGGCCGTGATGACCCTGGTCGAGCCCGTGAGCAACGGCCTGGGCAGCGATGCCTTCTGCATCCTCTGGGACGGCGAGAAGCTGCATGGGCTCAACGCCTCCGGCTGCTCGCCGGCCGCGTGGACGCCCGAGTACTTCCAGCGCAAGTACGGCAAGGACGCCAGGACGCCGCCGCAGCGCGGCATCGATTCGGTCACGGTGCCCGGCGCCGTGGGCAGCTGGGTCGCGCTGTCCGAGCACTTCGGCAAGCTGCCCTTCGAGGACCTGATGGCGCCGGCCATCGAGATCGCCGAGCGCGGCTACCTCGTGCCGCCGGTGGTGCAGCAGAAGTGGGCCGCCGCCACGCCGATCCTGCAGTCGCAGCCCGGCTTCGGCGAGGCCTTCCTGCCCTGGGGGCGTGCGCCCGAGGTCGGCGAACTGTTCCGCTTTCCGGCCGCGGCCCGCGCGCTGAAGGCCATCGCCGACACCAAGGGCGATGCCTTCTACAGCGGCGAGATCGCCGAGGCGCTGGAGAAGTTCTCAGGCGCCAACGGCGGCAGCCTCAAGGTGCGCGACCTCGCGAACTGGAAGCCCGAGTGGGTGGCGCCGATCGCGCAGGACTACCGCGGCTACACCGTGCACGAGATGCCGCCGAACGGCCAGGGCATCGCGGCGCTGATCGCGCTGGGCATCCTGCAGAACTTCGACATGGCCTCGATGCCGGTCGACTCGGTGGCTTCGCAGCACCTGCAGATCGAGGCGATGAAGCTGGCCTTCGCCGACACCTACCGCTATGTGTCGGACCCCTCGTCGATGGAGGCGTCCCCGCTGCAAATGCTCGATGGCGCGTACCTCGCCTCCCGTGCCAGACTCATCGACGTGAACAAGGCGCAGGACTTCAAGGCCGGCAACCCGATCAAGGGCGGCACGATCTACCTCACCGCGGCCGACGAGAGCGGCATGATGGTGAGCTTCATCCAGAGCAACTTCATGGGGTTCGGCTCCGGCTGCGTGGAGCCGACCTTCGGCATCAGCCTGCAGAACCGGGGCCACGGTTTCAGCCTGGACGCCAAGAGCCCCAATGTGGTGGAGCCGCGCAAGCGCCCCTTCCACACCATCATTCCTGCCTTCCTGACGAAGGACGGGCAGCCGGTGATGAGCTTCGGCGTGATGGGCGGCAACATGCAGCCGCAGGGCCACATGCAGACCCTGGTCCGCATGCTGGACCATGGCCAGAACCCGCAGGCCGCGTGCGACGCGCCGCGCTGGCGCTTCAACCAGGGGCTCGAGATCAACGCCGAAGCGGCGATGAAGCCGGAACTCGTGCAAGGCCTCGGCGCGCTCGGCCACAAGGTCGAGGTGATCAACGATTCCTACCAGGACTTCGGCGCCGGCCAGTTCATCTGGCGCGCGGGCGAGCCGGCAGTCGAAGGCTATGTGGCCGCGAGCGACGCTCGCCGCGACGGCCTCGCTGCCGGATTCTGA